The following are encoded together in the Poseidonibacter lekithochrous genome:
- a CDS encoding sensor histidine kinase: protein MKRPTIKTFKVNKHFLFLILFFIFYTSLHAEYKVSFFDDKTHYKDISQVLDKEFLPTSRKETFGKKKFLWLKVNITNKTNKIEDNYLSLRNIHIMKDVHFFTIKNNKVVKQNISFNKYKNPDVKHRIGNILLYNNEISPNEKIEVYIYMTAGSNIYYEINNGSLIEVMAKAAKSSAILVILTGILLALGIYYLFLYLFTPNKEYIYYTLLVTTMATWSFYVYGGYAYYFDLFSIGAFVNVLMVFLPMFTTLFFQSVYKDTLQFKNYNRILNVFVFILLIALVYEVLGRVGLYELKFKVTGYLAFIYIANLFTIFIIGLIIYFKKLPLSGLFLLAFSANFIGVIVTISFFRAKLPYTEITFYGNMIGSAIEAILFSILLTYKMRQVYKDKEDAINATKVQSIKINIMSETIDFISHQWRQPLSQINASVMAIEDITYKNNKNMDAQELDKELLHIENTTNYMSSTIDDFKNLFSTDKKEEVFLLNKILLNSISIVQKTFENQNICIKHHIEKELFIKGNKGDIAQTLLIIINNAKDVLIERKIENPIININLFSDEKTIKIHISDNAGGIKESVKDEVFNAYYTTKNKNEGSGLGLYIAKMIIENKMNGSLYIDNIENGSCFCIELQKENING, encoded by the coding sequence CGCTACATGCAGAATATAAAGTTTCATTTTTTGACGATAAAACTCATTATAAAGATATAAGTCAAGTTTTAGACAAAGAGTTTCTACCAACTTCAAGAAAAGAAACATTTGGGAAAAAGAAGTTTTTATGGCTAAAAGTTAATATAACTAACAAAACAAATAAAATAGAAGATAACTATCTTTCCTTAAGAAATATTCATATTATGAAAGATGTTCATTTTTTTACAATTAAGAATAATAAAGTAGTAAAACAAAATATTTCATTTAATAAATATAAAAATCCAGATGTTAAACATCGTATTGGAAATATTTTACTTTACAACAATGAAATTTCTCCAAATGAAAAGATAGAAGTTTATATTTATATGACAGCCGGATCAAATATATATTATGAAATAAATAATGGAAGTTTAATTGAAGTAATGGCAAAGGCCGCTAAGTCTTCGGCTATTCTAGTAATATTAACTGGAATTTTATTAGCCTTAGGAATATACTATTTATTCTTATATCTTTTCACTCCAAATAAAGAATATATATACTATACATTATTGGTTACAACAATGGCAACATGGAGTTTTTATGTTTATGGAGGATATGCATACTATTTTGATTTATTTAGTATTGGGGCATTTGTAAATGTTCTTATGGTTTTTCTACCTATGTTTACAACTCTATTTTTTCAATCAGTATATAAAGATACTTTACAATTTAAAAACTATAATAGAATATTAAATGTTTTTGTTTTCATATTACTTATTGCTTTAGTATATGAAGTTTTAGGAAGAGTAGGTTTATACGAATTAAAATTTAAAGTTACTGGTTACTTAGCTTTTATTTATATTGCAAATTTATTTACAATTTTTATCATAGGTTTAATTATTTATTTTAAAAAGCTACCTTTAAGTGGACTTTTTTTGTTAGCATTTAGTGCAAATTTTATAGGTGTAATAGTTACAATTAGTTTTTTTAGAGCCAAACTTCCATATACTGAAATTACATTCTATGGAAATATGATTGGAAGTGCTATTGAAGCTATTTTATTTTCAATTCTTTTAACATACAAAATGAGACAAGTATATAAAGATAAAGAAGATGCCATAAATGCAACAAAAGTTCAATCTATAAAAATAAATATTATGAGTGAAACTATTGATTTTATTTCTCATCAATGGAGACAGCCTTTATCTCAAATTAATGCCTCTGTTATGGCTATTGAAGATATTACATACAAGAATAATAAAAATATGGATGCACAAGAATTAGATAAAGAATTATTACATATAGAAAATACTACAAACTATATGTCTTCAACAATAGATGATTTTAAAAATCTTTTTTCTACTGATAAAAAAGAAGAAGTATTTCTTTTAAATAAAATTCTTTTAAATTCCATCTCTATTGTTCAAAAGACATTTGAAAATCAGAATATATGTATTAAACACCATATTGAAAAAGAGCTATTTATAAAAGGTAATAAAGGTGATATTGCTCAAACATTATTGATTATAATTAATAATGCAAAAGATGTATTAATTGAAAGAAAAATTGAAAACCCGATAATAAATATTAATTTATTTAGTGATGAAAAGACAATTAAAATACACATTAGTGATAATGCTGGAGGAATAAAAGAAAGCGTTAAAGATGAAGTATTTAACGCTTATTATACAACAAAAAATAAAAATGAAGGTTCAGGTTTAGGTTTATATATTGC